One Plasmodium yoelii strain 17X genome assembly, chromosome: 5 genomic window, aaaaataattttaaacaagctaaagttatatataataaaaataaatgtacaaataatataaatgaaacaatgtaattaaaaattagTAATCCGcaaataatagaaatatagttagtaatagcaatatatatatagttttaatatacgcaaataaaataaaaattattatgagcaaataataaaaaattttgtaatgcacataaataaaaatagtttataaataaataataataattaattcaaataatatattttaatgcaTGTCCTTACATTTAAATACTATGCGGATAAGTATGTTTTCTAAATATTGctattgaaaaaattataaaaaaccTATTTCTATGCTTTACGTTACAAGCGTAATTgctattataaaaaaataattaaatcaaaaacaaattataattattatattattatttctataaaataaatataaaattcataataaattatattaaaaaatcgAATAAATTGCAAATAAAGtattgttatatattatttttttttattcgttTTGTTGttacattataattttttctaatttatttttctggGCACAATGAAGGCATCTAAGATATTCGTCTTATTTAATGTTATACTAATAACGCATTATTTAGTCTTTGGCTTGTCGAAAAATGTACCCAAGAAAAATACAAGCGCTTTTAAGAAATTCCGAGATGATTTATCAAAGAAAATAGCACAAAACAAGAAAGCCATCGCGATTGCATTAGGATCTATAGCAGCCGCAACCGCAATAGCTGCAGCAGGATATGGAATTGGTGTAAGTAAATCCAAAAAGAAAGGAtctaaaagtaaaaaatcaTCAAATCCTAAAAACAcaaaaggaaataaaaatgaaccaAAACCCGATAATGATTACAAgccttataaaaataataaaccaGAACCATCTAATAAACCCGAACCATCTAATAAACCAGAACCATCTAATAAACCCGAACCATCTAATAAACCCGAACCATCTAATAAACCAGAACCATCTAATAAACCAGAACCATCTATTAAACCAGAATCATCTATTAAACCAGAATCATCTATTAAACCCGCAGGATCTATTAAACCCGCAGGATCTATTAAACCAGAACCATCTAATAAAATAGAATCATCTACTGTACCAGATACATCTTCTAAAGTAGAATCATATTATCCTAAATATGTTAAACCAGAATTTCCTGCTAAACCAGACCCACTTCCTAAATCAGAAATACAACTTAAATCAGACCCAGCTACTTATGTATCACCTTATACATCACCATATAACGCACATTATGGAACAACTCCTAGATCTGAATCACCTACTTCTTCTATATCATCTAATTCTTCTACACCATCTACTTCATCACCTACTTCTTTCTCTAAAACTTCAACACCTTCCACTTCTTCAACACTTACTTATTACTCTAAAAATTCAACACCTCCCACTTCTTCATCACCTACTTCTTTTTCTAAAACTACACCACCTCCCACTTCTTCATCACCTACTTCTTTTTCTAAAACTACACCACCTCCCACTTCTTCATCACCTACTCCATATACTTATGGTTCTGCTTTTAGCTCTACTGGGTCAAGTAATACTTTATATAATTCTAGTATCCCTAGACCTAATATCACATCTAACTTATTTAATCcataataatactaatattTCGAAGACTGACtccttatattatttaaaattaattcttACAAATAAATCCTTACTATTTATATGACTAAATATTAAATGAATGCATTATTCATGctttcaaatatatatactatctCATTTTGTGGATGTTTTACTATGAAGATATTTCCTTTAAactgatatattttaaatccACCTTACATCAAATACATTTACTGCATAATTGAAGATACAATTGGGCACCATAAAGTTATTTCAattgaataaaatatttaagatGTTGACACgtgaaaataatacaatataaaatgGATAAATAGAATAAccgaaatatataatagtatGTAATTGTACtagaatttattttaatataatacaaattaGTTGTAATAGTTTACGATTcaatatgtaaaaatacaTCTAAGGTTATGTATTAAAATAGTCGATGACATGCcgatgttatatatatatatatatatacatatacatttttgtattcttatttatattaattttttttatttattttcacatAACAAATTGAAGTTTTATTCTTGAaagaaatttatatttttgtatgtGCATATATGTATTGCTTATTCGCTTTTCATAATGTATGGTGtgctattttaaaatattattttattatctccatttttttaatgcaGTGTAAataattagaaaaaaaaaaaaaatttttaattggagatcattattttttatttatacattaaACAACCATTTATAAAActgttttaataaaaaatatgtttttattcTTACCCCTTTGGTTTCGcattgaaaaatattataataatacctGAAAACATAGCCCCCTCATACTATTAATATActagttttttttatactaaaaaaatgacattcaataatttatattttctatatttaatggtattacatatttttataacctAACGGTaggtaatatatatacttataagtgaggtaatataataaatttataatgattaaaaataatatttaattttccctaaattaatatataaaaggggtatttaaaatatgtaaatttttatagacatgttaaaatatatttaatataagcTAAAATgaggaataaataaaaaacacaACGAAATATGAAAACAATgatacatattattttttttataagttGTGTGTACAAAACataatgtgtatatatatatatgccaAACAAATTCCATTCATTCCatagttaatatatttttatattataaaaaatgtgaaataataaaaggaaactaaaaaaaaagcacATTGCATAatgcataaataaaaagtgaAATAAAAGGGTATATGATATAATAAGCTAATTATcaatgaaacaaaaaaatcaaataactaaggatgaaaatgaaagcgtatgtaaagaaaaaaaaatatatctctTATTTGTATGTTgctacattttatttatatttttctacattttatttatatgttgctacattttatttatattttttaaaagctCAGTATTTGTATTGTTGTCTTTTCGCACTCTTTCAACCTCTTTTATCGAAAGTAAATTACTATGGCAAGAGGTGCATATAGTTTTCAACCCTATAAAAAGTGTGGCCCAACGAAAATTtcaatgtaaaaaaaatataataagcatctatatatacattcgtatacatatattaaatgtgtGCGTAATTGTATACTTACCTTCTATAGTCTCCCAATGGACTTTAACATTGGTCTGCTTTACTTTATCACATCGCCAACACCTATAAAGCGTAGTATAAATATGggagtaaataaattaatataattatggGATATACAAACGTGtcgatatataaatatatatatttcttcgaAACAGAAAAGTTGCCACAAAATGAGTAAaatagaatataaaattctTTATAGCATTTGGTTTATTAATTCTTTGGTTCTTACATGTAAGCTTTTATAGCACTATATTTGTGAACTACCACATTTTTTGCGTCAAATTTATCATCTAAATGTTTTCGGGGTAATGGCTCAAATCTTTTTAATAACTTCACAGCTTTGTTTCGTTCTTTACTAACGCTAGAGGataatatttgtattaaatcgctttttttataatcttTATGTTTaaccatatttattattttactaaTGTTATTATTTCTATAGTTGTTATTGtgatatgtatatattattattattattattttaaaaaaatatgatttttacccttgttttattttatttttatttatttccatctatgtattttcattaagaaaaataatacaatacTAAAAATAGagttataaaaaacaaattggCGAAAGTTATAACTAAAGGCGCatattgttaataaaaaaaaatgtaaaaataaaaataaaacgatacaattttttagcacacaatattttaatattatatatgcatacatgtATTCAGAGTTTCACTTAAGCATAGCTGATTTTGTATTTATAGATGATGGGAAAATGcacaaaaatatttacttaacaattttattttttcgataATAGAAATTAACATATACAATTCATAAATTTAAGgacattaaataatatatatatattggtaatttatgtaattaattaaaaatatgtgtttaattttttaaaatttagcaatatatacatttacaTTAGagttaagaaaaataaatataacataatatcaaaatataatattttatacaatatagaagaactacatatatttataggattttgtaaatttccaatttttttctcccataaatttatatatactactAAATTTTTATGCCATCTTTTCATTTCATGTAATTTATCTTCATTACTAAAAggtgttatatttttttttatataaaataatatatatttatataaattaggTTTAGAGACAcgaataaaaaagaaaaaaaatgagtccagaagaaaataataatatgctCGTTGTAAGAGATTCCAATGGGAAACCGGtcgataaaaataatttaaaaaataatataaaaataatttttaccGATTTAGATGGAACATTATTAAATGATAACAGTAAAGCATCCGAATTAAATATAGAAAGTTTAGTAAAGGCAAAAAAtaaaggaataaaaatagtttttGCTACTGGCCGTCCAATATTTTCAGCTAATGATGTAATAGGAGAagatgttaaaaaaaataatttaagttTGATGCcaggaatatatttaaatggtTGTATCACTTATGGACCGAATGGTGACAGAATAATTGatcattatataaatgaaaatttaataatggatatatataatttttcaaaagaACACAATTTAGTTAAACATATAGTTTGGTATAGTTTAGAAAAAACACATACGTTTGAAATAAATGAACATATTGAGGAATACATGACAGTTGAATGTATAAAACCTGATATTATTGatgaagaaaaattaaaaaatacaaaaatatataaaattttaattagcttaaatgaacaaaacttatcaaatatattaaaaatttatcaaGACAAATTTTCAGATCAAATTTGTGTAGCTAACACATTTAAAACATATGTAGAATTGTTTCAtcataatacaaataaatttgaAGGTGTAAAAGcattatgtaaatatttcaatataaGCTTAAGTGATGCATTAGTTATAGGAGATGGTGAAAATGACGTAGAGATGTTACAGGGTGTAGAAAATTCAATAGCAGTACACAATGCTTCtagtaaaataaaacaacTCGCAAACTACGTAGGTCCATCAAACAATGATAATGCATTACATCATGCATTACGAACATTTTGCAACATTTAAAACAAACAATTTGAAAGAAATAaacatacatataaaatgttatgaaattaatataataattattacatgTATTGTTATGATTcttattatttccattatcCTCTCCAGTGTTATAGTATATATTACTATCAATACTGttattcaaatttttaatttaatattaattttgttttccTTCTACATTCATATGCAATGATAACATATCTTTATGTTGATTTGCCCCATTTTATGGCTCGtttatttctcttttttactttttaatAACTCTTATTGGCAaagatataattttatactaTACATATTGAGGTGTGTCTCCAAATTTATGCATAAATGTATGTTTTAAGAAAGGAGAAAGGGTTTGTTGaatttattttgaatttatttagtttcataattatttttttatgataaaaaatcgactagtataaataaatataaacgaATATAATGACTCGCAATATAGTGCTTATACAACTGTGACTACGaatagtattatatatttattttatatttttttagacgttataaaattttattaaaacaatttCTTAAAAAGAGAACTATTTATAAAGTATGAACTTAATTTTCCaaacaaatgaaaaaaaattattagttataaaatataaattaaaaaaaaaaaatggaataatagcgtaatatataaataaattgacATAATGCAATGcataaaattaatgatttttcaataatatgaaatgtgtttaattataaaaacattttaggttaaatatttatttttataattttaagaTTTTGTTTTATGAAATTATCAggataataatgaaaaagcATCATGTCGCATGTCATAGGTACTTACATTTTGTTACTAACAAAAAGAACCAAAGTAGTTAACTTgataaaagtataaaaatatattaatttgtgctaatatatatagtgaTAAAAAACAACATGAATCATATTTGATGGCGTCTTGAATAATATAGAAGGATAGTAAAGGATATCAAACggcataaatataaattgaaaataacatatattttatacgcaaaatttttattttttttattttttttattttcccatAAAGAATATAAAGTTGTAAATGGaataagaaaataaaacataaaacaagaataaaaatataatatcataatatatttgaagttacatataatttactatttttttgtacCTAAACTAGGAAAGTATAATGAACGAAGACGACGTAGTAGGGGATAGCGAATACTCAAACGAGTTTTCGGATGGAGATGGTtcaaatgaatttaaatctgacaatgaaaatgaaaaacaaaGTAATAAAAGTGTGGAGGAAAATAATAGTTCAGAAGACGTATATaataacgaaaaaaatgagataaagggagaaaaaatattttttaatatgaaaaaagagacaataaatataaataacaaacatatatgtaatactaaaataatgaataatgGTAATAGTCTAATTATATCAGGTAATGATCATAATGTAAGAATATacgaatttaaaaatatgaataaatatgaaaaaaattatacaaaactTATAAATTTATCAGAAAATTCTATTGTTAATAGTttggatataaataataatttcattCTTTTGGGATATGGATATAAATGTTATGTTTATAATATGAAATgtgaattaattaaaaatacaattCGAGGTGATATGTATATTACAGatgttaataaaacaaaaggGCATATGAGACAAATAAATTGTTGTAAATTTCAccctaataataataatatatttataagtgGTTCGTTAGATAGTACACTAAGAATATgggatttaaaaaatgaaaaaaatacttaTGGTATCGATAATGAATTAGTACATAATCAAtgtttaaaaattttgaatgaaaaaaatattatgaataatAATGTATTGTGTTGTGATTTTAGTAAAGATGGTAATACAATATTAATAGGATGTGAAAATGGCCAATTAGATATCcgaaataaaatatctaaTGATTACATGTATAGTTATAGATCAGATTATAATATGAGTAGTGGTAATAAAAAAGGGTTATGCcataaaaattctataattgatatattaacttcgaaaaaaatggattattatttttttactagaAGTTTAGATGAAACAATCAAATATTGGGATCGAAGAAATTTACAAACCCCAATTAATACAATAGAAAATGTGGATACATTTATTTCGAAAAGTAACATGTCCTTTTATGGGCCTGgagaaaaatatttagtaATTGGAACACAAAGGAAAAAAGcagaaaacaaaataaaaaatagaaataataatgataaaatagtAGGATCAAGGAAGGCAAGATCCGATATCAATGAAGAAGATACATGGGTAAATGAAGacaaagaaaatataattaattttgaaaatatggTAGATTTAGAGGAACATGAAAACAAAGAAGCTGAAATAAAGGccaaaatgaaaaagtatACTATGgacaattatataaaagtGTACAAAGGAGAAGAtgatattaacaaatatcTTAATGAGATGGCTTCatgtgataataaaataaataaaagtatCGAAGGtgcattaaaaatatatgatatatcaaGTTGTAATTTTAATATGGTTTATAGTGAAATATATGAGGATTGTGGAATTATATCTACATGCTATAATGAAACAATAAAACAACTATTTTTAGGTACCACTAATGGTAATTGTATAATctattatgataataattctCAAAATGGAGTTTTacaatatattaacaaaGAGGCAAATGTAACAAAAAGTGTagataattcattttatGTGAAtacagaaaatatatttaatatggaTAATATACCTGAGGATATACATATTACTGAATCGGGAAAAGTTAtaattaagaaaaaaaataaaagagtAAAAATGAATCCAACAATTGGTTTGCATACTTCAAATGCATATGAAAAGAAAAGACACATCGATCCATAttctaaatatattgtaaatACAAAAGATGGAAAAAATACTTATGAAGATATAgataatgaaattaaaaacacAGATGAAAAGGAAGATGATATTGTTGACATATTAAGAAAAAGAgagttaaataaaaaagaaaatgactattttttaaaagctTACCAATATACTCAAcccaataaaataattgattACTCCTCAGGAGATGAACAAGAATACTCAAAATTTTTGACTATGCCAAAATGTCCACAATGTGGAATCAAAAATTGTGTTTGTGGGTATATGAAAGGTAAAGGAAAAAAGTGAGAAAAGTTCCAAGTTTCAGATAAACAATGCTGATGAACGATGAAGTTGATATACATTAGGGAAAATaacccattttttttttcatatttttttgttatatatatatatatacatatattgcatgtatatacatattttttcattttttgaagtAAAAATTTAACTTATCAAACAAATTAAACTAAACTGTTTTATacatttcaaaaaaatttaatttataaaataaaggaCACTCGTTGCATTCAAGTGTGGGAGTagttaagaaaaaatataatgcaCATATAGGCATAACATTATAGGGTGAAGAATATACACATAAGAAAATTTTACGCATCGTAAATCGTATAAGAACTTTAAAGCGATAcgtgataaaaatatgtcaCTGTTTTgttctattttattaatacaaaaaaagaaaaaatcgaaaaaaaaaatgtgaaaaaataaaaagaaaaattggATTAAATTTCGAAT contains:
- a CDS encoding Cof-like hydrolase codes for the protein MSPEENNNMLVVRDSNGKPVDKNNLKNNIKIIFTDLDGTLLNDNSKASELNIESLVKAKNKGIKIVFATGRPIFSANDVIGEDVKKNNLSLMPGIYLNGCITYGPNGDRIIDHYINENLIMDIYNFSKEHNLVKHIVWYSLEKTHTFEINEHIEEYMTVECIKPDIIDEEKLKNTKIYKILISLNEQNLSNILKIYQDKFSDQICVANTFKTYVELFHHNTNKFEGVKALCKYFNISLSDALVIGDGENDVEMLQGVENSIAVHNASSKIKQLANYVGPSNNDNALHHALRTFCNI
- a CDS encoding WD repeat-containing protein 70, putative, whose product is MNEDDVVGDSEYSNEFSDGDGSNEFKSDNENEKQSNKSVEENNSSEDVYNNEKNEIKGEKIFFNMKKETININNKHICNTKIMNNGNSLIISGNDHNVRIYEFKNMNKYEKNYTKLINLSENSIVNSLDINNNFILLGYGYKCYVYNMKCELIKNTIRGDMYITDVNKTKGHMRQINCCKFHPNNNNIFISGSLDSTLRIWDLKNEKNTYGIDNELVHNQCLKILNEKNIMNNNVLCCDFSKDGNTILIGCENGQLDIRNKISNDYMYSYRSDYNMSSGNKKGLCHKNSIIDILTSKKMDYYFFTRSLDETIKYWDRRNLQTPINTIENVDTFISKSNMSFYGPGEKYLVIGTQRKKAENKIKNRNNNDKIVGSRKARSDINEEDTWVNEDKENIINFENMVDLEEHENKEAEIKAKMKKYTMDNYIKVYKGEDDINKYLNEMASCDNKINKSIEGALKIYDISSCNFNMVYSEIYEDCGIISTCYNETIKQLFLGTTNGNCIIYYDNNSQNGVLQYINKEANVTKSVDNSFYVNTENIFNMDNIPEDIHITESGKVIIKKKNKRVKMNPTIGLHTSNAYEKKRHIDPYSKYIVNTKDGKNTYEDIDNEIKNTDEKEDDIVDILRKRELNKKENDYFLKAYQYTQPNKIIDYSSGDEQEYSKFLTMPKCPQCGIKNCVCGYMKGKGKK